The sequence TGGACGTCCAGGTGCTCCTGTCCGATCGCCTGACGACGAGCGCTTGCCGGGTGTCGTCCGGGACTTCGGCGCGGGTCCGGGGCCCCAGGTCGGGCAGCACGTCCGACTGTTCCCCGAGGGTGTGGTCGCCCGCGGTGATGGTGTGCGCGGTCGCCCCGGCGCGGCCGTGCAGCCAGACCGACCTACCGGCCTCGGCGAGGCGTGGGATCGTGTCGTTCACGGACGCGCTCACTTCGTCTGCTCGTAAGCGCCGATCGCGGCGACCTTCTCGGCGGATGCGGACTGCTCGTCGAAGTGCTGGCCGAGCCATTCGTCGACGAGGGTGCGGGCCAGTTCCAGGCCGATGACGCGCTGGCCGAAGCAGAGGATCTGGGCGTTGTTGCTGAGAACCGAGCGGCGTACGGAGTAGCTGTCGTGGGCGGTGACGGCGCGGATGCCGGGGACCTTGTTGGCGCTGATGGCCACGCCCAGCCCGGTGCCGCAGACGAGCAGCGCGCGGTCGGCGTCGCCCTCGGCGACACGGCGAGCCGCGTCGACGGCCACATGCGGGTAGGCGGTGTGCTCGTCCCCGCGGACACCGACATCGGTGACCTCGGCGACCCGGGGGTCGGCGGCGAGGTCGCGCTTGAGAGCTTCCTTGTACTCCAGCCCGGCGTCGTCACTGCCCACGACGAGACGGAGCGGGGGGCGAGGTGGCGTGGTGGTCATCGTGGTTCCTTAACGGTGGGCGGCCACGGCTTCGAGCACCATGGCGAGGGAGATGGCCCCGGGGTCGGGGGTGCCGAGGCTGCGCTCGGCCAGGGGGCGGGCACGGCCGAGCCGGGGGCGCAGTCCGGCGGTGGCCTCGGCGGCGGTACGGGCGTCGGCGGCGGCCTCGGCGAAGGCGCCGGTCACCGGGCCGCCTTCCGCGAGGCGCCGGGTGAACGCGGTGACGAACGGCTGGAGCGCGTCGACGAGGGTCTTGTCGCCCGGCTCCGCCTTGCCGAGGGAGGTGACGGCGGCCAGCGCGGACGCGGCCCCGGCCGCCAACTCATGGGGTTCGGGGGCCCGGTCGGCGGGGAGCGCGGAGCCGAGCGCCCGCAGCGCGGCACCCCACAGGGCGCCGGAGGTGCCGCCCGCGTCGGCCGCCCAGGCGTCACCGGCGGCGCCGAGCAGCGCGGCGGGGGCGGCCTGTTCCTGGTGGGCCCGCTCGGCGACGGCGAGGGCCGCGTTTACGCCCTTGCACATTCCGCGCCCGTGGTCGCCGTCCCCGGCCACCGCGTCGAGGCGGCCAAGGGTTTCCTCCTGCTCGTGCAGGACGTCGCGGGCGGCGCGCAGTGCCCGCACCGCGCGGTCCGCGGTCCGTCCGGCGGCGCCGGTGGCGGTGGGGAGGGGGGAGGCCGCGGAGGCACGGCGGCCGGGGGGTGCGTGCCGTGCCTCCGGGGCCGGTCCGGTGGGGTGCACGGTTCCGCGGCGGTGGGCGGGGGTGTCGACGGGGGCGAGCCACAGGCGTTCCAGCTCGTCATCCAGCCAGGTCAGGGTGAGGGAGCAGCCCGCCATGTCGAGACTGGTGACGAGCTCGCCGACCTCGGGCCGTACGGGTTCG is a genomic window of Streptomyces sp. Edi2 containing:
- a CDS encoding ribose-5-phosphate isomerase — its product is MTTTPPRPPLRLVVGSDDAGLEYKEALKRDLAADPRVAEVTDVGVRGDEHTAYPHVAVDAARRVAEGDADRALLVCGTGLGVAISANKVPGIRAVTAHDSYSVRRSVLSNNAQILCFGQRVIGLELARTLVDEWLGQHFDEQSASAEKVAAIGAYEQTK
- a CDS encoding dihydroxyacetone kinase family protein, translated to MTRLFNDPARFADDMVTGFAAAHPEYVTAVPGGVVRAVRPRPGKVAVLTGGGSGHYPAFCGVVGPGFADGSVIGNIFTSPSADRARAVALEAETGGGVLFLFGNYAGDVMNFGLAAQHLTADGIPARCFAVTDDIASAPADDLAHRRGIAGGFVVFKTASAAAEEGASLDEVVRIAERTNARTRTLGVAFAGCTLPGRSEPLFTVPDGKLGLGLGIHGEPGVSESELTSADDLARTLVEGLLAERPPHTGSRVAVLLNGLGATKHEELYVLWAAVSRLLAEEGLEPVRPEVGELVTSLDMAGCSLTLTWLDDELERLWLAPVDTPAHRRGTVHPTGPAPEARHAPPGRRASAASPLPTATGAAGRTADRAVRALRAARDVLHEQEETLGRLDAVAGDGDHGRGMCKGVNAALAVAERAHQEQAAPAALLGAAGDAWAADAGGTSGALWGAALRALGSALPADRAPEPHELAAGAASALAAVTSLGKAEPGDKTLVDALQPFVTAFTRRLAEGGPVTGAFAEAAADARTAAEATAGLRPRLGRARPLAERSLGTPDPGAISLAMVLEAVAAHR